A region of the Dermacentor albipictus isolate Rhodes 1998 colony chromosome 4, USDA_Dalb.pri_finalv2, whole genome shotgun sequence genome:
AGAAAACCTTTATACCTAgataaagtttttcataccataccataccagtttcaagataaattaccgaactttgcggagaaatacattggcgttccagttaatttgttaacaaaacgtcgtttcatgcactaaAGCATACAAGTACctgcaacgccaatgcatttctccgcaaagttcggtaaTTTATGTCTAGAAattggtgtcgtcctgagaactCGGTCTAAGTGGATCCGTCTTGcaaagtccactgctagaatttgtaaattgcagtatgggtCACACGATTATTCGCTAAAAGGGTAATttgtgaattcttgttaattctTTGATTTTggatctcaattttttgtgcaagtagtgtccaccgcttcgagtagaccggctcatgaactagaacttagctatctgccgcaggcaacctttaaaaatttttgtaagtgttagctgaaacgccctgtatagAAACTGTACTGGGCAAGAAGAGACCTTCCGGAGGTGGGGTTGGAGCCCCCCAGTCCAGTGcgccactggcctctgccgcctgccggacctggctaattaaggccttttgtcctgccaggtcggaacgggcgagctgtgcctcccactgctctatTGTGTCATTGCTCTTTGGCCTATGAGGGCGCTTAGTGCACTCGcaggttacatgtattagggttgGTATACCACCGCACCATGGTTAGTTGGCCCTATACCGAGTGGGATGCATGGCGTTTAGGAATTTCAGGTGGGGGAATAGCCCAGTCTGCATTTTGCGCcgatcggcggcctcttccccgctgagttgtgggtgaggcggcgggtattttctgcggtCTCCTCGcggatgagcaaggatgtctttggcatttacacTGATGTGAACTGGAGTAAGCCCGCATTTGGGGGCGACGTTACTGCTGCTTCGTGCGAACTGTTCCGGTAGTGGAGTTTAACCCGCACTTCAACCAAGTTTATAGCGCGATTATGCGACAGTCGGCTTTTATTTACACACGTTGCGCTATGTAAGCCCACAAAGATGCACGTTTTCTGTTGTTGCTGTCACCATTTCCATTTGACACTTACCCAGCCGCCAAGGACTACTGTAGTAGGTATTTTTCTGCCCCCGTTGTCTAtttgttgatatttttttcttagcttcctttttttttattctttgctgACTTTTTCATTTGGCATTTCAGGATAGCAGACCCTTGAGCTGTCCACTTCTCCCATTTTTCAACAtgcaaagtaaaaacaaaaaatacGAATTGACTTTCTTGGTGGCTGCGGTCTGTAAGGTTTTCTTTTCCATACACCTATGGTACGGTGACCCATGGCGATGGTAAGTGAGGAGTCGGCGTGATGATGACACAATAGCATTGATAACGACAAAATTCGTCGTCAGCTTAACGGAAGAAAATGTCGGACAAGGCAAGCTcagttttttgtttttaaatactGTACCAGTAAAACGAGGAACATAATCGCTGCCTTTGCATTCAGTTCTTTTACTGCATTCATCAACAGTGTCAGGCTACAGCCAACGTTTCAACCAAAGGACTCCCTACTCCTCCCCTCTTTCTCTCACCATGGCAACGCCTATATAATTTCATTGCGACTTCCTTCACCCTACTCTACGCACTCACTTGTTCTCCTCCCCCAATGGGTGCCGGAGAGTGCGATATATATGAACGCTGCCGAGTAGAGCAATTGTTGCCCCAACGAAGTGAAATAGTCTTGTCTAAGCGTTGGCTTCCTTGTCGGACAACTTTCGATCGTTTCAAATTTTAATCTTTCTCGGAACCAGTGTTGTCTGCACCGCGCTTCAAGGCGACCGTCATTTTCATGTGCCATTATCTGTCCCTGAAATATTTATAACACTCGTACGCGAACCTAAGGAAACACACGGAATAAATCAAGTCTACTTTCACGCCGTCATTATCAAAGGTATACAGGCGCCTTCTCATACTATAATAGCCCCACCGTTTTCACATAAATCGTTGTGCTCTTGTAACGCCCGGACTAGTTCGTTCAACTTTTCGTCGAGGTCAGCATAAGGCTTGACGTTCAGTTCTACCAAAGACAAACCTGCGCCTCCGGCATGGAACAGGTCCTTCAGCTGAAAAAGTGCCCTCTGCAAACCCACGAAGCTCAGAGACGCAGTTGTGAAACGATACAAGTAATTATCCTGAATAAGTGAGGCATGTTCCCTGATCGAGCTGACGCTGGACTTCCACAGGAGCCGGAGCATCTTTCGGAACGCGATTTCGTCCAGGTGGTCGTGAAGAGCTCCTATGCAGGCATCGACGTACTGCACGAGATCGTGAAGCGCGCGGTCTTGCAAGTGCCTCGAGCTCGCATCGCAGACCTGCGACATCCTCTTCCGGAGCTCCGGTCCGAGTCTCTCAACGGCTTCGGAGCAGACTCGAGCCATGGCAATCAGGGACGTGTCTAGAGCTCGTTCCAGCGGGAAGCGAGCTTCGCCGGCTCTTTCGGCGATGTCATCGCAGTCGTTCAGGCACACGAAGTCCACTTGCGTGATGGTTTCTTGTAAAAAGGACGCGATGCGCGCGAAGCTGCTTACGGCTACGCATAGCTGAGAAGACACTTCAAACTCGCCGATGACGTCAAAGTAGCCGGCAGACTCGACGCGGCTCGAAAGGACGCGCACGAAATGCGAGCACTCTTCCGCCATTGCCGTGGTGAAGGCGCGGACGCAGCGAAAATCTCGAAGGTCGAGTTTTCGCCAGAGTTCAACGTAACGGCTGTGCAGAATGTCGATTGTGTCTCGAACGGCCGATCCGTACTTGACGTCGCGGGCGAGAGGTGACATGTCGTCCTTGTCAACGAGATCAGATATCCAGCCACATACGGGAATTCTCGCTAGATCGAACCAAAGTAATACCAGGTCGAAGCCGAACCAGTCTTGGAGCTTGCCCATTCGCATGGGATAACTACTTGATACCAGTGCACTGGAAACCTCCTTGCGGAATCGTTGAAACGCGTAAAAAAGCCGCAAGCTCTCCTCTACTGCGTTCGAGCGGGAGACGTCGTCAGCCGGCTTATCGACAAGTGAGGTACTGAAATTCCTCACTCTTGTCTCGAACGCTTGGCAAATGAAGGCATCCAGTTCCTTGAACACGATCTGTGTGTATGTTTCGTTCCAGGCAGACTTAAAGATACGATCAGCCTCTTTGTGATAGGCCTCTATGGTGGAAAGTATTCGCGTGACAATATTCGTGAGCGAATCATCGTCGCATAAATCTTCCTGTGTCAGCAAGCCTTCATACCACGCTAAAGCATCCTTCCGTATTTCTACGCCAGCAGGGTCCGTGATTTCAGTCTCCACGAGCGCTTCAATCGTAACGCAGCAAAAAAGGAGCCCGAGCAAATCAATACGATGATACTTCTTGGCAAAGGTAAAGTTATGATGCAGCCTAGCCAAGCGTTCCAGACAGGGATCCGTCAGAGCCTTGACTACCACTTCCAAAGAATTGACGATGAGCTGTTCCTGCGTCTCTTTGATCGATGTCCTGATTTGCGCTAACAGCTGATACAGCGCAGCAAAGTTGAGTCTAGTCTTTTTAGACCTGACGACGTTCGCCAGTGCCATTATCTGGCACAGCTGCTGCTCAAGGCTAGAAAGGTTGTGGTACTGGGCGTGGCGAAAAAGTAAGGTGAGGCCCTCTTCCGTGAAGCACTGTTCCCACTGGACCCAGGTAAGAGGCAAACCTTCGGCCGCCGTTGACGCGTGCTGCAACAAAAAAATAAGGCACAGGTAGTAGTGATATCGCAGCACCGTCTGGCG
Encoded here:
- the LOC135916732 gene encoding protein unc-13 homolog 4B-like; this encodes MVPSGSSSPAEIYEGSPDPAQELEGLFDPISQRDFLRLCVQCLHMAERGVGKPTKPYGAVNEQLRSYVNTTFAEVLQVSGEQKIARLISKLPEVDVHLLVTVVQAEGLVARDVSGKSDPYCVLRVGGSDAQLTSVKNRTVCPMWDERFRIRVLDPGSDAFQLAVWDKDPRTLCGVCRELRDVRSCFSCLHFLREMFETVCSFDGADDFMGAASIFVNEVPCTGCEQWLRLADAGGRGAYGRVYVRLGFECKTTKRFNRQTVLRYHYYLCLIFLLQHASTAAEGLPLTWVQWEQCFTEEGLTLLFRHAQYHNLSSLEQQLCQIMALANVVRSKKTRLNFAALYQLLAQIRTSIKETQEQLIVNSLEVVVKALTDPCLERLARLHHNFTFAKKYHRIDLLGLLFCCVTIEALVETEITDPAGVEIRKDALAWYEGLLTQEDLCDDDSLTNIVTRILSTIEAYHKEADRIFKSAWNETYTQIVFKELDAFICQAFETRVRNFSTSLVDKPADDVSRSNAVEESLRLFYAFQRFRKEVSSALVSSSYPMRMGKLQDWFGFDLVLLWFDLARIPVCGWISDLVDKDDMSPLARDVKYGSAVRDTIDILHSRYVELWRKLDLRDFRCVRAFTTAMAEECSHFVRVLSSRVESAGYFDVIGEFEVSSQLCVAVSSFARIASFLQETITQVDFVCLNDCDDIAERAGEARFPLERALDTSLIAMARVCSEAVERLGPELRKRMSQVCDASSRHLQDRALHDLVQYVDACIGALHDHLDEIAFRKMLRLLWKSSVSSIREHASLIQDNYLYRFTTASLSFVGLQRALFQLKDLFHAGGAGLSLVELNVKPYADLDEKLNELVRALQEHNDLCENGGAIIV